CGCTGGTGGGTCGCTGGCGCTCCCCGCTCGAGTCACCGAGGGTCTTCGCTCCGCTCAGACTGCAACGTCCCGACAGCACCGTCGGCTCTCGCGGGTCGCTGGCGCTCCCCGCTCGAGTCACCGAGGGGCTTCGCTTCGCTCAGACTGCAACGTCCCGACAGCACCGCCGGCTCTCGCGGGTCGCTGGCGCTCCCCGCTCGAGTCACCGAGGGGCTTCGCTTCGCTCAGACCCTCGCTACTCCCGAAATTGTTTTCCGCCCGACTCCAGTACATCTAACCAGTCATGAGTGGCGACCCAAGCGAGGAAGAGCTCGAGGAACTCCGCCAGAAGAAGATGGAACAGCTCAAAGAGCAACAGAGCGAGGAGGGGGACGCCGAGGCCCAGCAGGCCGCCCAGGAGCAGGCCGAGGCCCAGAAGAAGGCCATCCTTCGCCAGCACCTCTCGGATGGCGCTCGGAAGCGACTGAACACCGTCAAGATGTCCAAGCCGGAGATCGGCGAGCAGGTCGAACAGCAGATCGTCTCCCTGGCCCGGGCCGGCCGCCTCGGCGAGCAGATCGACGAGGAGAAGATGAAACAGCTGCTCTCGGAGCTGACGCCGGACTCGAAGAGCTTCGACATCAAGCGCCGGTAGATGCGCTGTGGGTTGCTGTACAGCGCGGGCAAGGACTCGACGCTCGCCGCCCTCCTGGTAGAGCGGTTCTACGACGTGACGCTCGTCAGTTGCACGTTCGGGATCGTCGACCCCGAACCAGCACGCGAGGCGGCCGCGAGCGTCGGCTTCGACCACGAGACGGTCGAACTGGACCCTGCCGTCGCCCGCGAGGCCGTCGACCGGATGCACGACGACGGCTTTCCGCGCAACGGCATCCAGCAGGTCCACGAGCACGCCGTCGAGACGGTCGCCGCCGGCGAGTGGACCGACGCGCTCGACGCCGTCGCCGACGGCACCCGCCGGGACGACCGCGTACCGACCGTCGAACGACCGTTCGCCCAGAGCGTCGAGGACCGCTTCGACGTGGCCTACCTGGCGCCGCTGGCGGGCGTCGGCCGCGGGGCCATCGACGCCATGGCCGCCGCCTCGCTCGACGTCGAGACGGGACCGAGCGACGAGCTGCAGCAGGGCGACTACGAGGTGGAACTGCGAGCGCTGCTCGCCGAGGAGTACGGCGCCGACGCCGTGACGTCGGTGTTCCCCGAGCACACCCAGTCGCGGGTCCGGGGCCGCACCTGACCGGCCCGGGTCGGGCGGTCGCCGGCGTCCGGACCGAACGGACAGGTTCAAGCGCACGGTGCCTGTAGACCGCGACATGTACGACTCCGTCAAGGGCTTTCGCGACTTCTACCCCGAGGAGATGCAGGCCCGTCGGTGGGTGATGGACACGCTCGAGGATAC
The DNA window shown above is from Haloarcula halobia and carries:
- a CDS encoding DNA-binding protein; this encodes MSGDPSEEELEELRQKKMEQLKEQQSEEGDAEAQQAAQEQAEAQKKAILRQHLSDGARKRLNTVKMSKPEIGEQVEQQIVSLARAGRLGEQIDEEKMKQLLSELTPDSKSFDIKRR
- a CDS encoding DUF7411 family protein produces the protein MRCGLLYSAGKDSTLAALLVERFYDVTLVSCTFGIVDPEPAREAAASVGFDHETVELDPAVAREAVDRMHDDGFPRNGIQQVHEHAVETVAAGEWTDALDAVADGTRRDDRVPTVERPFAQSVEDRFDVAYLAPLAGVGRGAIDAMAAASLDVETGPSDELQQGDYEVELRALLAEEYGADAVTSVFPEHTQSRVRGRT